In Xylanibacter ruminicola 23, a single genomic region encodes these proteins:
- a CDS encoding glycosyltransferase family 2 protein — MKKFSIIIPTYNQLPLLKRALESVLHQQDADYEVIVTDDSDNEDIATYIQSIGNQSVKYFYHKSTGRAADNWNFGLSKAEGQYVIVMHHDEAMASSNHLSLMAQALTDADVAIADIEVMNGGKQSSRWLSHLTRKLCCKHPECLFLQNAIGPTACIAFKRDQLQSFNPNLKWLVDIEWYYRLLKGKRVTICKRCKIQSTHGHAEQISQQLDIMQAFSQDKAIICQTHGNAVRLMLWLYEHLILGTKRLLRRI, encoded by the coding sequence ATGAAAAAGTTCAGCATCATCATACCAACCTATAATCAGTTGCCTTTGCTGAAACGGGCACTTGAGTCGGTTCTGCACCAACAGGATGCAGACTACGAGGTGATTGTGACTGATGACTCGGATAACGAAGATATTGCCACATACATCCAATCAATTGGTAATCAGTCGGTTAAATACTTTTATCACAAATCTACTGGAAGAGCTGCCGACAATTGGAACTTCGGTTTATCGAAGGCTGAGGGGCAGTATGTGATAGTGATGCACCACGACGAAGCAATGGCAAGCAGTAATCACTTAAGTTTGATGGCTCAGGCCTTGACTGATGCCGATGTGGCGATTGCCGACATAGAGGTGATGAATGGTGGCAAGCAAAGTAGCAGATGGCTCTCCCACCTTACCAGAAAGTTATGTTGCAAGCATCCCGAATGTCTATTCCTACAGAATGCCATCGGACCTACCGCCTGTATCGCTTTTAAGCGCGATCAGCTTCAGTCATTCAATCCAAATTTGAAATGGCTGGTAGATATAGAGTGGTACTATCGCCTACTAAAAGGTAAGCGTGTAACTATCTGCAAGCGTTGCAAGATACAATCTACCCACGGACATGCAGAACAGATTAGCCAGCAACTGGATATTATGCAGGCTTTCAGTCAAGATAAAGCCATCATCTGTCAGACTCATGGCAACGCTGTACGCTTGATGCTGTGGCTATATGAGCACTTGATATTAGGAACCAAACGATTATTACGACGGATATGA
- a CDS encoding alpha-1,2-fucosyltransferase — translation MRIVKVLGGLGNQMFQFALYKALQKQYPEERVLLDLHCFNGYHKHRGFEIDSVFGVTYEKATLKEVASLAYPYPNYQCWRIGSRILPVRKTMLKEEPNFTLEPSALSLPDSTYYDGYWQHEEYFMHIREEILSTYAFPAFDDERNKTTAQLAASTNSCSIHIRRGDYLTDPLRKGTTNGNYVIAAIKEMQQEVKPEKWLVFSDDIAWCQQHLASTLDATNTIYIDWNTGANSIHDMHLMALCRHHIIANSSFSWWGAWLSQQDGITIAPSNWMNLKDVCSPVPDNWIKI, via the coding sequence ATGAGGATAGTAAAAGTGTTAGGCGGTCTGGGCAATCAGATGTTTCAGTTTGCTCTTTACAAGGCGCTGCAAAAGCAGTACCCTGAGGAGCGCGTGCTGTTAGACCTGCACTGCTTTAACGGCTATCACAAACATCGCGGTTTTGAGATAGACAGCGTGTTTGGTGTTACCTACGAAAAGGCCACTTTGAAAGAAGTAGCCAGTCTGGCCTATCCCTACCCTAACTACCAGTGCTGGCGGATAGGTAGCAGAATACTTCCTGTACGCAAAACCATGCTCAAGGAGGAGCCCAACTTTACGTTAGAGCCCTCAGCACTCAGCCTACCAGATAGTACTTACTACGATGGTTACTGGCAGCACGAGGAGTATTTCATGCATATCCGCGAGGAAATACTCAGCACATACGCTTTCCCCGCATTCGACGATGAGCGCAATAAAACAACTGCACAGTTGGCTGCAAGCACTAACAGCTGTAGCATACACATCCGTCGTGGCGACTATCTGACAGACCCTTTACGTAAAGGCACTACCAATGGTAACTACGTGATTGCCGCCATCAAAGAAATGCAACAAGAGGTTAAGCCCGAAAAATGGCTGGTATTTTCTGACGACATCGCCTGGTGCCAGCAGCATCTGGCCTCAACACTCGACGCCACAAACACCATCTATATAGATTGGAACACAGGCGCTAACAGCATTCACGATATGCACCTGATGGCACTCTGCAGGCATCATATTATCGCCAACTCATCCTTTTCGTGGTGGGGCGCATGGCTCAGTCAACAGGATGGCATAACCATCGCACCATCTAACTGGATGAACTTAAAGGATGTATGTTCACCAGTGCCTGATAATTGGATAAAAATATGA
- a CDS encoding glycosyltransferase produces MNKISVLISVYSKEQPAYLQQSLDSIFAQTMPPDEVVLVEDGPLTEPLLAVIASFAQQHQELHIVKLPTNVGLGLALNEGLKHCHNHLVARMDSDDIMKPERLAKQAAYLEQHPETAIVGSWTEEFSGSINESCAIRKVPETHQQLVAFSKRRNPMNHPTVMFRKQAVEAAGNYRHCLLFEDYDLWVRMMSQGAHFHNLQESLLYFRVSNDFFKRRGGWAYIRQEIRFQQSLHQMGHIGYATMIQNIMMRTLLRMIPNKWRQKSYLFLLRK; encoded by the coding sequence ATGAATAAGATATCTGTTCTCATATCAGTATATAGCAAGGAACAGCCTGCGTATCTGCAGCAAAGCCTTGACAGCATCTTCGCCCAGACGATGCCGCCTGATGAGGTGGTGCTGGTAGAAGACGGACCACTGACAGAGCCACTCTTGGCGGTGATAGCATCATTCGCCCAACAGCATCAGGAACTCCACATCGTAAAACTACCCACGAATGTAGGCTTAGGCCTTGCGCTGAACGAGGGATTGAAACATTGCCATAACCATCTGGTGGCACGTATGGACTCGGATGACATCATGAAACCTGAACGTTTGGCTAAGCAAGCTGCCTATCTTGAGCAGCACCCCGAGACAGCTATCGTGGGTTCGTGGACAGAGGAATTCAGCGGTAGCATTAACGAATCGTGCGCCATCCGTAAGGTGCCCGAGACTCACCAGCAATTGGTGGCTTTTAGCAAGCGCCGCAATCCTATGAACCACCCTACTGTGATGTTCCGCAAACAAGCAGTAGAGGCTGCCGGCAACTACAGACACTGTCTGCTTTTTGAGGATTACGACCTTTGGGTAAGAATGATGAGCCAAGGTGCACACTTCCACAATCTGCAAGAGTCGCTACTCTATTTCCGAGTGTCGAACGACTTCTTCAAACGTCGTGGAGGCTGGGCTTATATCCGTCAGGAAATCAGATTCCAGCAGTCGCTACACCAAATGGGACATATCGGCTATGCCACCATGATACAGAACATCATGATGCGTACCTTATTAAGAATGATACCCAACAAATGGCGACAAAAAAGCTATCTTTTCTTGCTGCGGAAATAA
- a CDS encoding sugar transferase yields the protein MEQHYSYIYDGMNAFEKEVKRWIDFFFAGICLIVFSPLFLACYIAIKRDHDGPVIFKQERIGRFGRPFTIYKFRSMTVNAESKGPQLCSEHRDKRLTKTGKFLREHHLDELPQLWNIFIGDMAFIGPRPERKFYIDQIIQHDPRYTYLYQIRPGITSMATLYNGYTDTMEKMLKRLEMDLDYLKHRSWWLDGKILCLTFLKIAFGKKF from the coding sequence ATGGAGCAACACTACTCGTATATATATGATGGAATGAACGCCTTTGAGAAAGAAGTCAAGCGATGGATTGATTTCTTTTTCGCAGGTATATGTCTGATTGTATTCTCACCATTGTTTTTAGCTTGTTATATTGCTATCAAGCGCGACCACGATGGTCCAGTGATATTCAAACAAGAACGTATAGGCCGATTCGGACGACCGTTTACTATCTATAAGTTTCGCAGCATGACGGTTAACGCCGAATCCAAGGGTCCACAACTGTGTAGTGAGCACAGAGACAAGCGCCTTACTAAAACAGGCAAGTTTCTGCGCGAGCATCATCTCGACGAACTGCCTCAGCTATGGAATATCTTCATTGGCGATATGGCCTTTATCGGTCCGCGTCCTGAACGAAAATTCTATATCGACCAGATTATCCAGCACGATCCACGCTACACCTATCTTTATCAGATACGTCCAGGCATCACATCGATGGCCACACTCTATAATGGCTATACCGATACGATGGAGAAAATGCTGAAACGATTAGAGATGGACCTCGACTACCTGAAGCATCGCTCATGGTGGCTCGATGGTAAGATTCTGTGTCTTACCTTCCTCAAGATAGCCTTTGGCAAGAAGTTCTAA
- a CDS encoding lipocalin-like domain-containing protein, whose product MKRLLYIIIGVTLLLTSCDKEDSANGHLDGFWQMSSSPGITWAFQGHILELRDVKKVHQDIVMSFTREGDKLKLSDPYRVDRDSDDVALKDADMLIPYGISNTSTEFRISELTSSRMVLDNNTTHLEFRKF is encoded by the coding sequence ATGAAGCGTTTATTATATATTATAATAGGTGTAACCTTGTTGCTGACCAGTTGTGATAAAGAAGATTCGGCCAACGGACATCTTGATGGCTTTTGGCAGATGAGTTCTTCGCCTGGCATCACTTGGGCTTTTCAGGGACACATTCTGGAACTGCGTGATGTGAAAAAAGTGCATCAGGATATTGTGATGAGTTTTACTCGCGAAGGTGATAAACTGAAACTGTCGGATCCTTACAGAGTGGATCGCGACTCCGACGATGTTGCCCTCAAGGATGCTGATATGCTCATACCTTATGGCATTAGCAATACCAGTACCGAGTTTCGCATCTCAGAGCTGACCAGTAGCAGAATGGTGCTTGATAATAACACCACACATCTGGAGTTCAGAAAGTTTTAG
- a CDS encoding capsule assembly Wzi family protein: protein MKKFWSILLIMCSPFAISAQQRSLTDSVQYRVEMQATLSSGDHAPLWLNANKYGLSSLKTTNGYVRGAIERKLSADDGRKWGIGYGADVAVATGFTSTLVVQQAYVEGRWLKGTLTVGAKEYPMELKNQALSSGSQTLGINARPVPQVRLALPEYWTIPGTNNWLALKGHIAYGKTTDDGWQKDFVAPQNRYTEGTLYHSKAGYLKIGPGNFTAELGLEMACQFGGTSHLFENGVEKVYDNDGGLKAFKNAFIPGGTDATDGNFKNAEGNQLGSWVARFSYDQPTWNLAVYADQFFEDNSMMFHVNKSGDKYFWYDFKDWLLGAELKLKDNAWLNNIVVEYLYTKYQAGPVYHDKTSHVGYQISGRDNYYNHHLYTGWQHWGQVMGNPLYVSPLYNADGHIEVEHNRFVAWHLGFSGSPIQQLNYRVLASWQKSYGSYYYLPVNPMENVSCMAEADYMLKDGWSIKGAVAADFGKLRGDNFGFHLSIVKTGLIK, encoded by the coding sequence ATGAAGAAATTCTGGTCTATATTATTAATAATGTGTAGCCCTTTTGCTATAAGCGCTCAGCAGCGTTCGCTTACCGATAGTGTTCAGTATCGGGTTGAGATGCAGGCTACCTTGTCGTCGGGCGATCATGCGCCCTTGTGGTTGAATGCCAACAAGTATGGACTTAGTTCGCTGAAAACCACTAATGGCTATGTGCGTGGTGCGATAGAACGAAAGCTCAGTGCTGATGATGGGCGCAAGTGGGGGATTGGATACGGGGCCGATGTGGCTGTGGCTACCGGTTTCACCAGTACGTTGGTGGTTCAGCAGGCTTATGTCGAAGGTCGCTGGCTGAAGGGAACACTGACTGTTGGTGCCAAGGAATATCCGATGGAACTGAAGAACCAGGCGTTGAGTTCTGGTTCTCAAACCTTGGGTATCAATGCCCGTCCTGTGCCTCAGGTACGATTGGCGTTGCCTGAATACTGGACTATCCCAGGTACAAATAACTGGTTGGCGCTGAAGGGACATATCGCTTACGGCAAAACCACCGACGATGGTTGGCAAAAGGATTTTGTGGCTCCGCAGAACCGATATACCGAGGGTACGCTCTACCATAGTAAGGCAGGATATCTGAAGATTGGTCCAGGCAACTTTACTGCCGAGTTAGGCTTAGAAATGGCCTGCCAGTTTGGTGGTACCTCGCATCTGTTTGAGAATGGCGTAGAAAAGGTGTATGACAATGATGGCGGTTTAAAAGCCTTTAAGAATGCTTTTATTCCAGGCGGAACTGATGCTACCGATGGCAATTTTAAGAATGCCGAAGGTAACCAGTTGGGTTCGTGGGTAGCACGTTTTAGTTACGATCAGCCTACCTGGAATCTGGCTGTATATGCCGATCAGTTTTTCGAGGATAACTCTATGATGTTTCATGTAAACAAGAGTGGCGACAAGTACTTCTGGTACGACTTTAAGGATTGGCTGTTAGGTGCCGAACTGAAACTGAAGGATAATGCTTGGCTCAACAATATTGTTGTAGAGTATCTGTACACCAAGTATCAGGCTGGTCCGGTTTATCATGACAAGACCAGTCATGTAGGCTATCAGATAAGTGGGCGCGACAATTACTACAATCACCATCTCTATACCGGTTGGCAGCATTGGGGACAGGTGATGGGTAATCCGCTTTATGTATCTCCGCTGTATAATGCCGATGGACATATTGAGGTAGAGCATAACCGCTTTGTGGCTTGGCATTTAGGTTTTAGTGGTTCGCCTATACAACAGTTGAACTATCGCGTGCTGGCTTCATGGCAAAAGAGTTATGGCTCGTATTATTACTTGCCAGTCAACCCCATGGAGAATGTAAGTTGTATGGCTGAGGCTGATTATATGCTAAAGGATGGTTGGAGCATAAAAGGTGCTGTAGCTGCCGACTTCGGTAAGTTGCGAGGCGACAACTTCGGTTTCCATCTGTCTATCGTAAAAACAGGATTGATTAAATAA